The Candidatus Binatia bacterium genome includes a window with the following:
- a CDS encoding MAPEG family protein, translated as MELVAIVTVLVLIQYVVLGVRVGQARTRYGVEAPAISGHPMFERHFRIHQNTLEQLVVFLPALWLFAIYASPRLAALLGLGFIAARFVYERGYLDDPKRRETGAIMTAVTTGILLLGGLIGAIVRAL; from the coding sequence ATGGAACTCGTGGCTATCGTAACGGTGTTGGTATTGATCCAGTATGTCGTGCTCGGCGTGCGTGTGGGGCAGGCACGGACGCGCTACGGCGTTGAGGCCCCAGCCATATCCGGCCATCCCATGTTCGAGCGGCACTTCCGCATCCACCAGAACACGCTCGAACAGCTGGTCGTCTTCCTTCCCGCCCTGTGGTTGTTCGCCATATACGCAAGCCCACGACTCGCCGCGCTCCTCGGCCTGGGGTTCATCGCCGCGCGGTTCGTTTACGAGCGCGGGTATCTCGATGATCCGAAGCGGCGGGAGACGGGCGCGATCATGACGGCAGTCACGACCGGCATCCTGCTGCTCGGCGGACTGATCGGCGCCATCGTGCGGGCGCTGTAG